In Halogeometricum borinquense DSM 11551, a single genomic region encodes these proteins:
- a CDS encoding Gfo/Idh/MocA family protein, giving the protein MNVKIGICSTAHLHADSYAACLRESDAEFVGVTEHDDRADDAQAKAAEYGVDFYEPDELLERVDGVVVCSTNAAHRDWVEHAADAGVDILCEKPLAPSIEDAEQMVETCREADVHLGVAMPLRFNQPVRNAKTALEDDALGELRFLSGTNRGQMPGGWFADPEQAGGGAVTDHSVHLVDAVRWMTGEEVAEVYAETGTRFHDIAVEDVNVLSMELTDGTEFVLDGSWSKPDEWDNWGDATLRLVGTEGVVSIDCFGQTIKQTRDTDDDPGIRSVFWGSNPDEGLVEDFVRAVEADRPPLKTGADALEDVAVVEAAYESAEQSAPVSVERPTPKGRVVSDGSGTEE; this is encoded by the coding sequence ATGAACGTCAAAATCGGAATCTGTTCGACTGCGCATCTGCATGCTGATTCGTACGCGGCCTGTCTTCGAGAGAGCGATGCCGAGTTTGTCGGCGTCACTGAACACGATGACAGAGCGGACGACGCGCAGGCGAAAGCCGCGGAATACGGCGTTGATTTCTACGAACCGGACGAGTTACTCGAACGGGTCGATGGCGTCGTCGTCTGTTCGACGAACGCCGCCCACCGAGACTGGGTCGAGCATGCGGCCGACGCCGGCGTGGATATTCTCTGTGAGAAACCGCTCGCGCCATCCATCGAAGACGCCGAACAGATGGTCGAGACGTGCCGCGAGGCGGACGTCCATCTCGGAGTGGCGATGCCACTTCGGTTCAACCAACCCGTTAGAAACGCGAAGACGGCGCTCGAAGACGACGCACTCGGCGAACTACGGTTCCTCAGCGGGACGAATCGCGGACAGATGCCCGGTGGATGGTTCGCTGACCCAGAGCAGGCGGGCGGCGGCGCGGTGACGGACCACTCCGTCCACTTGGTCGATGCGGTACGGTGGATGACCGGCGAAGAGGTAGCCGAAGTGTACGCCGAGACGGGAACGCGATTCCACGATATTGCCGTCGAGGACGTGAACGTGCTATCGATGGAACTTACGGATGGAACCGAGTTTGTCCTCGACGGGTCGTGGAGTAAACCCGACGAGTGGGACAACTGGGGCGACGCAACGCTCCGTCTCGTCGGCACAGAGGGTGTCGTCTCCATCGACTGCTTCGGGCAGACGATCAAACAGACGCGCGACACGGACGACGACCCCGGGATCCGCTCTGTGTTCTGGGGTTCGAATCCCGATGAAGGACTCGTCGAAGACTTCGTTCGCGCGGTCGAAGCGGACCGCCCGCCACTGAAGACAGGGGCGGACGCGCTCGAAGACGTAGCTGTTGTCGAGGCAGCGTACGAGTCCGCAGAACAGTCCGCTCCCGTCAGCGTCGAACGACCGACCCCGAAAGGGAGAGTCGTCAGCGACGGAAGCGGAACCGAGGAGTGA
- a CDS encoding thiolase domain-containing protein encodes MPNAYIVGAGQTPFGAFPSESYRTLFTEAFEAAVASVDGSLNAEDIDEAVVGTLGVGGRQLGLSAPAVTEHVGLHNIPCSRIENACAAGGFAVRQAVQAIESGMADVVLAGGVEVMTDMSGDTTKYWLGVSGETEWERLTGTTFSGVYAQMADAYLDQYDATPEDLSRVAVKNHANGAKNPKAHLGFSCSLEDATNAPTVADPLNLYHCCPTSDGAAAVLLASGDVVSEYTDERVRVAGVGAASERVGLADRDSYTGISASQEAGKTAYEMAGIEPDDLDFAEVHDCFAIAELLAYEDLGFCAPGEAATLLREGVTDPDGDLPVNTSGGLKSKGHPIGATGTGQMVEAFDQLTGSAGDRQLDDPTYGLTHNVGGSGGATVVHILEQEVAR; translated from the coding sequence ATGCCAAACGCGTACATCGTCGGTGCCGGTCAGACGCCGTTCGGGGCGTTCCCGTCCGAGAGTTATCGGACGTTGTTCACCGAGGCGTTCGAGGCGGCCGTAGCGAGCGTTGATGGATCGCTGAACGCCGAGGATATCGACGAAGCGGTCGTCGGAACGCTCGGTGTTGGGGGACGACAACTCGGGTTGTCGGCTCCCGCTGTCACCGAACACGTCGGTCTCCACAACATCCCGTGTTCCCGAATCGAGAATGCCTGCGCCGCGGGAGGATTTGCGGTCAGGCAGGCGGTGCAGGCCATCGAGAGTGGGATGGCCGATGTTGTTCTCGCGGGCGGTGTCGAAGTCATGACGGATATGAGCGGCGACACGACGAAGTACTGGCTCGGCGTCAGCGGTGAGACGGAGTGGGAACGGCTTACCGGCACGACGTTCTCCGGCGTGTACGCTCAGATGGCCGACGCGTACCTCGACCAATACGACGCGACACCTGAAGACCTCTCTCGCGTCGCCGTCAAAAACCACGCGAACGGCGCGAAAAACCCGAAAGCCCACCTCGGATTCTCCTGCTCGCTGGAGGATGCGACGAACGCACCGACCGTTGCCGACCCGCTCAATCTCTATCACTGCTGTCCGACTTCCGACGGGGCCGCTGCAGTCCTTCTCGCAAGTGGCGATGTCGTATCGGAGTACACCGACGAACGCGTTCGCGTCGCTGGCGTCGGTGCCGCGAGCGAACGCGTCGGACTCGCAGACCGGGATTCATATACGGGCATTTCCGCCTCACAGGAAGCCGGGAAGACGGCCTACGAGATGGCCGGAATCGAACCTGACGACCTCGATTTCGCGGAGGTACACGACTGCTTCGCTATCGCTGAACTTCTCGCCTACGAGGACTTGGGCTTCTGCGCTCCCGGCGAGGCGGCGACACTTCTCCGTGAGGGTGTGACCGATCCGGATGGTGACCTACCGGTGAACACCTCTGGCGGCCTGAAGTCGAAAGGTCACCCCATCGGTGCGACTGGGACCGGACAGATGGTCGAGGCGTTCGACCAACTGACCGGGAGCGCGGGGGATCGACAACTCGACGACCCGACGTACGGTCTGACGCACAACGTGGGTGGAAGCGGTGGCGCGACCGTCGTTCACATTCTCGAACAGGAGGTAGCCCGATGA
- a CDS encoding aminotransferase class V-fold PLP-dependent enzyme: MTSDSSIYDELGVPRVVNAAGTKTRIGGSLIRPEAVEAMSRAAEGFARISDLQARASELITDCTGAEAGYVASGAAAAMTLGTAACIAGDDVAAMDRLPDTEGRPDEVIMPRTHRTGYDHAIRAAGATIVDVGTNDPHLGTGSAAIEPWEIETAITEDTAAIAYLQKEYTTPPLSKVVEIAHRHDIPVLVDAAAEVPPKANLTRFIDAGVDLVVFSGGKAIRGPQSTGILAGRADLIESAAFQHLDMHAAAEVWDPPRDLLDPSAYDGVPRQGIGRTLKVGKEELVGLIRALELFLEEDQDELVAEWTDRTALLDAELTDVDTLSCETVGGGKVDVAPALHVTVDEDAAGMTAAELVLALRRENPRVFVGADALADATFVLNPMCLTDDEAQYVAERIRENLS; encoded by the coding sequence ATGACGAGTGACTCATCCATCTACGACGAACTTGGCGTTCCGCGCGTCGTGAACGCGGCGGGGACGAAGACACGAATCGGCGGGAGCCTCATCCGACCCGAGGCGGTGGAAGCGATGTCACGCGCCGCCGAAGGGTTCGCCCGTATCTCCGACTTGCAGGCACGAGCGAGTGAACTCATAACTGACTGTACCGGGGCCGAAGCGGGCTACGTCGCAAGCGGGGCGGCCGCCGCGATGACGCTCGGCACGGCGGCGTGTATCGCAGGTGACGACGTAGCCGCGATGGACCGCCTCCCCGACACCGAGGGCCGACCGGACGAAGTCATCATGCCGCGGACGCACCGAACTGGCTACGACCACGCTATCCGGGCCGCCGGCGCGACAATCGTCGATGTGGGAACGAACGACCCACACCTCGGCACTGGATCTGCGGCGATCGAACCATGGGAGATAGAGACGGCAATCACGGAAGATACCGCCGCTATCGCCTATCTTCAGAAGGAGTACACGACGCCGCCACTCTCGAAGGTCGTCGAAATCGCCCATCGGCACGACATTCCCGTTCTTGTGGACGCTGCGGCGGAGGTACCACCGAAGGCGAATCTCACCCGCTTTATCGACGCGGGCGTTGATCTGGTCGTCTTCAGCGGCGGGAAGGCGATTCGCGGCCCGCAATCGACGGGTATCCTCGCCGGACGCGCCGACCTGATTGAATCTGCGGCCTTCCAGCATCTCGATATGCACGCTGCCGCCGAAGTTTGGGATCCGCCACGTGACCTCCTCGACCCGTCGGCCTACGACGGCGTTCCGCGACAAGGTATCGGTCGGACGTTGAAAGTCGGCAAAGAGGAACTCGTCGGCCTCATCCGTGCGCTCGAACTGTTCTTGGAGGAGGATCAAGACGAACTGGTTGCTGAGTGGACCGACCGAACTGCCCTTCTTGACGCTGAACTCACTGACGTAGACACGCTCTCCTGTGAGACAGTAGGCGGCGGTAAAGTGGACGTTGCCCCGGCCCTCCACGTCACGGTAGACGAGGACGCTGCGGGGATGACGGCGGCGGAACTCGTCCTCGCACTCCGACGCGAGAATCCGCGCGTGTTTGTCGGGGCGGACGCTCTCGCTGATGCGACGTTCGTTCTCAACCCGATGTGTCTCACCGACGACGAGGCTCAGTACGTCGCAGAACGCATCCGAGAGAATCTCTCGTAA
- a CDS encoding Gfo/Idh/MocA family protein, producing MRRIAIVGREPAARGHAERYVRFEDVTVCAAVGFDDPPSGTAIPTFESVSDAVTETEADAVDVCGPGSAHVQSVEAALDEEIPVRCDPPVALDTQTVERVEELASNGDGWLYAPSSHRFSRLYERLQRGVESGDIGTLGVARVKRTAPFDRVGWNDSYLGIDRASSPEDALCDVVSHDVDTLHWTFGPVERVFARRRTGDSYAHVHLLLRFRNGGRGTVEATWGRADPPESRVEVEYAGDHGRLRFTEDDASAALKDEHGSLDPDPPEDDCRGRLLRAFVDRLHGAERPPAAIGSDGDLLRTVVAVRTSMDEERPVELGEVSR from the coding sequence ATGCGACGCATCGCCATCGTCGGACGCGAACCGGCCGCCCGGGGCCACGCCGAGCGGTACGTCCGGTTCGAGGATGTGACAGTCTGCGCTGCGGTCGGATTCGACGACCCGCCGTCCGGTACTGCCATCCCGACGTTCGAGTCGGTGTCCGACGCGGTCACGGAGACAGAGGCTGACGCGGTTGATGTCTGCGGCCCCGGAAGCGCTCACGTACAGTCGGTCGAGGCGGCACTCGACGAGGAGATTCCCGTCCGGTGTGATCCACCGGTTGCGCTCGATACGCAGACGGTCGAACGTGTCGAAGAACTGGCGTCGAACGGTGATGGATGGCTGTACGCGCCTTCTTCCCATCGGTTCTCTCGCCTCTACGAGCGACTGCAACGGGGTGTCGAGTCCGGTGATATCGGGACCCTCGGTGTCGCCCGAGTGAAGCGTACCGCGCCCTTCGACCGCGTCGGATGGAACGACTCGTATCTCGGAATCGACCGCGCATCATCGCCCGAAGATGCCCTCTGCGACGTCGTCTCACACGACGTAGATACGCTCCACTGGACGTTCGGTCCGGTCGAACGCGTCTTCGCACGACGACGAACCGGCGATTCGTACGCCCACGTCCACCTCCTCCTGCGATTTCGCAACGGCGGTCGAGGAACCGTTGAAGCGACGTGGGGCCGAGCGGACCCGCCAGAATCGCGCGTCGAGGTCGAGTACGCGGGCGATCACGGACGACTTCGGTTCACGGAGGACGATGCGTCCGCGGCGCTCAAAGACGAACATGGATCACTCGATCCGGACCCGCCGGAGGATGACTGCCGGGGTCGCCTCCTCCGAGCGTTCGTTGACCGACTTCACGGCGCCGAACGACCGCCGGCCGCCATCGGATCGGATGGCGACCTATTGCGAACCGTCGTCGCCGTCCGCACGTCGATGGACGAAGAACGACCGGTCGAACTGGGTGAGGTGAGTCGATGA
- a CDS encoding sugar phosphate isomerase/epimerase family protein translates to MPAIAVQMYTVRDLTDSYPDVLRRVADEGYDGVEFAYRVRESPPEDVRQALTENDLSAVSAHVPYDELESDFESVVEMYGELGCSTLVIPALDDSHFESTEAVAETATKLSSLGDRLSDRGFDLLYHNHTHEFGDIDGDLAFERLIRETSDSVGFELDVGLATKGGADPVALLRTYADRIPLVHVTDTLVDDPDRDHVELGDGDTDLESAVEVARDLGIEWFVFEHGQSTAQAETLQRGGERLQSLLGVTGD, encoded by the coding sequence ATGCCAGCGATAGCCGTGCAGATGTACACTGTCAGGGATCTCACCGACTCGTATCCGGACGTGCTCCGGCGAGTCGCGGACGAAGGATATGACGGCGTCGAGTTCGCATACCGCGTCCGCGAGTCGCCCCCTGAGGATGTTCGGCAAGCACTCACGGAGAACGACCTGTCTGCGGTCAGCGCACACGTCCCGTACGATGAACTCGAAAGCGACTTCGAATCCGTCGTGGAGATGTACGGCGAACTCGGCTGTTCGACGCTCGTCATCCCCGCATTGGACGACTCGCACTTCGAGTCAACCGAGGCGGTCGCGGAGACGGCGACGAAACTGTCGTCGCTCGGAGACCGCCTGTCGGACCGCGGATTCGACCTCCTGTATCACAACCATACGCACGAATTCGGTGATATTGACGGGGACCTCGCGTTTGAACGACTGATCCGTGAGACGTCCGATAGCGTCGGCTTCGAACTCGACGTTGGCCTCGCCACGAAAGGCGGTGCTGATCCGGTGGCACTCCTCCGAACGTACGCCGACCGGATTCCGCTGGTCCACGTGACTGACACGCTCGTAGACGACCCCGACCGTGACCACGTCGAACTCGGAGACGGCGATACCGACCTCGAATCGGCCGTCGAAGTCGCACGCGACCTCGGCATCGAATGGTTCGTCTTCGAACACGGTCAATCGACGGCCCAAGCCGAGACACTTCAGCGCGGGGGTGAACGGCTTCAGTCGCTTCTCGGTGTAACGGGCGACTGA
- a CDS encoding Gfo/Idh/MocA family protein, whose translation MQRVGLVGSGLMATTHANSYQEVDDAEVVAVASHGENRDEFAAEHAPGADVYYDPEEMMDDADVTVIDACTPTPTHRPLIEAAADRGLDVFSEKPMARTVEDAEAVVNAVEESGITFMTGHVLRFFPEYAEAKRRIDDGEIGTPGTLRAERLSSPPRYGTENWFSDKAQSGGVLLDMAIHDFDFLRWVAGDVERVFTRTAEWDNDHLHQHAAVHLRFEDGTVGQVETSWAYPEDTPFTTAYEFAGSEGMLEFDSRDEHSIRISGTADDANVPASALKTSPYTAELRHFVDCLENGTEPKISPEDAREAVKISLAAIESGERGEPVELSEVGA comes from the coding sequence ATGCAACGAGTTGGCTTAGTCGGGAGTGGCCTCATGGCTACGACCCACGCTAACAGCTACCAGGAAGTAGACGACGCCGAAGTGGTCGCCGTCGCCTCCCACGGGGAGAATCGAGACGAATTTGCCGCCGAACACGCACCCGGAGCGGACGTGTACTACGACCCCGAGGAGATGATGGATGATGCGGACGTGACCGTCATCGACGCCTGTACGCCGACGCCGACACACAGGCCGTTGATAGAGGCCGCAGCGGACCGCGGACTCGACGTGTTCTCCGAAAAGCCGATGGCTCGGACGGTCGAGGACGCAGAGGCCGTTGTAAACGCCGTCGAGGAGTCTGGAATCACGTTCATGACGGGACACGTCCTGCGATTCTTCCCGGAGTACGCCGAGGCGAAGCGCCGCATCGACGACGGTGAAATCGGGACGCCCGGAACCCTTCGTGCAGAACGACTGTCGAGTCCACCACGCTACGGCACGGAAAACTGGTTCAGCGACAAAGCCCAAAGCGGTGGTGTGCTCCTCGATATGGCTATCCACGACTTCGATTTCCTCCGGTGGGTCGCAGGCGACGTCGAACGCGTGTTCACCCGGACGGCAGAGTGGGATAACGACCACCTCCACCAACACGCCGCTGTCCACCTCCGCTTCGAGGACGGCACCGTCGGGCAGGTCGAAACGTCGTGGGCCTACCCAGAGGACACACCCTTTACGACCGCCTACGAGTTCGCCGGCAGCGAAGGCATGCTAGAGTTCGATAGCCGGGACGAACACTCGATCCGTATTTCCGGCACCGCAGACGACGCGAACGTCCCGGCAAGTGCGTTGAAAACGAGTCCGTACACGGCCGAACTCAGACACTTCGTGGACTGTCTGGAGAACGGCACCGAACCCAAAATATCGCCAGAAGACGCCCGCGAAGCGGTTAAGATCTCGCTCGCAGCCATCGAGTCCGGCGAGCGCGGTGAACCCGTCGAGCTCTCGGAGGTGGGCGCATGA
- a CDS encoding Gfo/Idh/MocA family protein has translation MTVRLGICSTAHVNAEVYAALLSKLSDVELVGISDENVERGRRRASAVGTKAMSRSELMRSVEGVVICSPTAIHGELFDLALVHDVAVLTEKPLATSLSEAKRLRDRCDESGIVAGMAMPVRCSRPMIRLKRAYEDGTLGDVVAVSGVNRGRMPGGWFTNPELAGGGAVMDHTDHIIDVVRWITNEEVEDVYAELDTRFYDIPVEDVNLLSMTLSNGASFVLDGSWSTPLKNPFWGDARVEFVGTDGTLSADCFGQRCTHVQDTKQDRSVESIYWGADPNIELLRDFAESVRTGRQPQTTLSDAVATVAVMEAAYESAERGEPVEVDTSVI, from the coding sequence ATGACCGTCCGTCTCGGTATCTGTTCGACCGCTCACGTCAACGCTGAGGTGTACGCAGCGCTGCTGTCGAAACTTTCAGACGTCGAACTCGTCGGTATTTCGGATGAAAACGTCGAGCGGGGGCGTCGCCGCGCGTCCGCCGTCGGGACGAAAGCCATGTCTCGGTCGGAACTGATGCGGAGCGTCGAGGGCGTCGTTATCTGCTCGCCGACGGCTATCCACGGCGAACTGTTCGATTTGGCTCTGGTTCACGATGTTGCGGTTCTCACGGAGAAACCGCTCGCAACGTCGCTGTCGGAGGCGAAACGTCTCCGAGACCGGTGCGACGAGAGCGGTATCGTCGCCGGAATGGCGATGCCCGTTCGTTGTAGTCGGCCAATGATCCGACTCAAGCGAGCGTACGAAGACGGCACGCTCGGAGACGTGGTCGCCGTTTCAGGCGTCAACCGCGGTCGGATGCCCGGTGGGTGGTTCACTAACCCCGAACTCGCGGGCGGCGGGGCCGTCATGGACCACACTGACCACATCATCGACGTGGTTCGCTGGATAACGAACGAGGAAGTCGAAGACGTGTACGCCGAACTCGATACGCGATTTTACGACATTCCGGTCGAAGACGTGAATCTGCTGTCGATGACGCTCTCGAACGGCGCGTCGTTCGTCCTCGACGGATCGTGGAGTACACCGCTGAAAAACCCGTTCTGGGGGGACGCACGCGTTGAATTCGTCGGCACCGACGGAACGCTCTCGGCCGACTGCTTCGGCCAGCGGTGTACGCACGTGCAGGATACGAAACAGGACCGGAGCGTCGAATCTATCTACTGGGGTGCGGACCCGAACATCGAACTGTTACGAGACTTCGCTGAGTCAGTTCGAACCGGCCGCCAACCACAGACGACGCTATCGGACGCCGTGGCGACGGTTGCCGTCATGGAAGCGGCGTATGAATCTGCTGAACGAGGCGAACCGGTCGAAGTCGATACCAGCGTTATCTGA
- a CDS encoding zinc ribbon domain-containing protein: MTLELAGVGAYAPQTYVTAETIREAWGQFGGDGIQQTSVTGADEDTLTMGYEAATRALSAADIDAEAVTTLIFGTTTPPNEEESATARLASFLGLTDDVATTQLTGSANAGVNGLTLGLDAGPGETALVVASDAPLGAPDSDVEHAAGAGAAAVVLSEGGTGVVTDRATHTATYPGTRFRPAGESETRSLGVTQYDRQAYREAVSGAVSELGADTDVDAAAVGGPDGKLPYRATGELGVDAETIQAGATVHELGDTGAAMPLLGLTKALDNGADRILVVGYGSGSEATAAVIDGSVPTESDRDGTVELSYGEYLRIRGVVTPGEPDGGGAYVSVPSWRRTLPQRHRLVAGQCAECESLAFPPEGACSSCGTLDSYESVALPGTGTVEAATVIGQGGAPPEFVEQQARDGSYVSAVVALDAPDGGTVSAPMQVVDTDEKPAIGDALTATIRRVYTQEGVTRYGTKMRPADSRQ, translated from the coding sequence ATGACGCTCGAACTTGCAGGCGTCGGTGCGTATGCACCGCAGACCTACGTCACCGCAGAGACGATACGCGAGGCGTGGGGCCAGTTCGGTGGGGACGGTATCCAACAGACGTCCGTCACGGGTGCCGACGAAGACACGCTGACGATGGGGTACGAGGCGGCGACACGCGCTCTCTCCGCCGCCGATATCGACGCTGAGGCGGTTACAACGCTGATCTTCGGGACGACGACACCGCCAAACGAGGAGGAGTCGGCTACTGCCAGACTCGCTTCGTTCCTCGGACTCACAGACGATGTGGCGACGACCCAACTCACGGGAAGCGCAAATGCGGGCGTCAACGGACTCACGCTCGGTCTCGACGCCGGACCGGGCGAAACCGCTCTCGTCGTCGCCAGCGACGCACCGCTCGGTGCGCCCGATAGCGACGTAGAACACGCCGCGGGCGCGGGTGCGGCGGCAGTCGTCCTCTCCGAAGGCGGTACGGGTGTGGTGACCGACCGCGCAACGCACACCGCAACCTACCCGGGAACCCGCTTCCGGCCCGCTGGCGAGTCGGAGACGCGATCCCTCGGTGTGACGCAGTACGACCGGCAGGCCTATCGCGAGGCCGTCAGCGGGGCCGTTTCCGAACTCGGCGCCGACACTGACGTGGACGCCGCGGCCGTCGGTGGTCCGGACGGGAAGCTTCCGTATCGCGCTACGGGCGAGTTGGGCGTCGATGCCGAGACGATTCAGGCGGGTGCGACCGTCCACGAACTCGGAGATACGGGCGCGGCGATGCCGCTCTTGGGACTGACGAAAGCGCTCGACAATGGTGCGGACCGCATCCTCGTCGTCGGTTACGGAAGTGGAAGCGAAGCAACTGCCGCCGTCATCGATGGTTCGGTTCCGACTGAATCGGACCGAGACGGAACGGTCGAACTCTCTTACGGCGAGTACCTGCGCATCCGCGGGGTTGTGACACCCGGTGAACCCGACGGCGGCGGCGCGTACGTCAGCGTTCCGAGTTGGCGGCGGACGCTCCCGCAGCGCCACCGTCTCGTCGCCGGTCAGTGCGCAGAGTGCGAGTCACTCGCGTTCCCACCCGAGGGAGCGTGTTCGTCCTGCGGCACGCTCGATAGCTACGAGTCAGTTGCGCTCCCCGGAACCGGAACTGTCGAGGCGGCGACAGTCATCGGTCAGGGCGGCGCCCCACCTGAGTTCGTCGAGCAACAGGCCCGCGACGGGAGTTACGTCAGTGCGGTCGTCGCACTCGACGCCCCCGACGGCGGGACGGTAAGCGCACCGATGCAGGTCGTCGATACCGACGAGAAGCCGGCTATCGGTGATGCACTGACTGCGACGATTCGACGCGTGTACACCCAAGAGGGTGTCACGAGATACGGGACGAAGATGCGACCGGCCGACAGCAGACAGTAA
- a CDS encoding AGE family epimerase/isomerase — MTGQPPFRSPEWLRRDAIGALRFHRERSMDTHFGGYITQVSDRDGAIYDSRTKHLVPTARFVFAFSIGALLDGPVWCEPAAEHGLSYLRNVAYDEEHGGYSWLFEGRNVTDETRSTYGHAFVLLAYATATRAGIGDVEDDIRETFDILDERFWEEEHGAFASNRTAEWDPAEPDYRGQNANMHSCEALLAAYEATGEERYLSRAVTVAETIARDKPDEADGLLCEHFTSDWEIDWEYNRDQKADLFRPWGYQPGHMLEWAKLLVRLHHHHDGNWYLDRAKRFFDASVTDGWDDERGGFYYTIDRDGAPIVDAKYTWALEEGLGAAARLGAVTNDDRYWEWFDRIHAYLHENATNHSLGIRYERLTPDGEIHPTIDETPKVKSGYHHVNACYEVLESLDAV, encoded by the coding sequence ATGACAGGGCAACCTCCATTCCGGTCGCCGGAATGGCTCCGCCGAGATGCCATCGGCGCGCTTCGCTTCCACCGAGAGCGGTCGATGGATACGCACTTCGGTGGCTACATCACGCAGGTGAGCGACCGAGACGGCGCGATATACGACTCGCGGACGAAACACCTCGTCCCCACCGCTCGATTCGTCTTCGCGTTCAGCATCGGCGCGCTTCTGGACGGGCCAGTGTGGTGTGAGCCAGCCGCCGAACACGGTCTCTCGTATCTTCGCAACGTCGCCTACGACGAAGAACACGGCGGGTACAGTTGGCTGTTCGAAGGTCGAAATGTGACAGACGAGACGCGCTCGACGTACGGCCACGCGTTCGTCCTTCTCGCGTACGCCACGGCGACGCGCGCCGGAATCGGAGACGTAGAGGACGACATCAGGGAGACGTTCGACATCTTGGACGAACGGTTCTGGGAAGAAGAACACGGCGCGTTTGCCAGCAACCGGACAGCCGAGTGGGATCCGGCCGAACCCGATTACCGGGGGCAGAACGCGAACATGCACTCCTGTGAGGCTCTACTCGCAGCCTACGAGGCCACCGGCGAAGAGCGATATCTCTCACGGGCGGTCACCGTCGCAGAAACCATCGCACGCGACAAACCTGACGAGGCGGATGGGCTCCTCTGTGAGCACTTTACGTCCGACTGGGAGATAGACTGGGAGTACAACCGCGACCAGAAGGCCGACCTGTTCAGACCGTGGGGCTACCAACCCGGACACATGCTCGAGTGGGCGAAGCTCCTTGTCCGACTCCACCACCACCACGACGGCAACTGGTATCTCGACAGAGCAAAGCGGTTCTTCGACGCCTCCGTCACGGACGGCTGGGACGACGAACGCGGGGGATTCTACTACACCATCGACCGCGACGGAGCTCCCATCGTCGATGCGAAATACACGTGGGCGCTCGAAGAAGGTCTCGGCGCGGCGGCACGTCTGGGCGCAGTGACGAACGATGACCGCTACTGGGAGTGGTTCGACAGGATCCACGCGTACCTGCACGAGAACGCGACGAACCACTCGCTCGGGATTCGCTACGAACGGCTCACACCCGACGGCGAAATTCACCCCACAATCGACGAGACGCCGAAAGTCAAAAGCGGATATCACCACGTCAACGCCTGCTACGAAGTACTTGAGTCGCTAGACGCAGTGTAG